A genomic window from Leptotrichia sp. oral taxon 215 str. W9775 includes:
- a CDS encoding phage replisome organizer N-terminal domain-containing protein codes for MATNKRYYWIKLKEEFFTDKRIKRLRRISGGDTYTIIYLKLLLLSLKDEGKLYYDGVESDFIKELALTIDETDDDVMVTVNYLINQGLLEVVTENDEYYLTEIPNLIGSETAWAEKKRRYRQNKQRTLSLMSPTHVRQEIAIEKDIEIDKEREGEIEKDKKSTPIFYGQYKNVRLSKEEYHKLKDKLQSHTDTMIEKLSRCIKSSGKYYKDHYVTILNWYEEDKDKLRHQGGNKKMNYDVGESL; via the coding sequence ATGGCAACAAACAAAAGATATTATTGGATAAAATTAAAAGAAGAATTTTTTACGGACAAAAGAATAAAAAGACTAAGGAGAATATCGGGAGGAGATACCTACACGATAATCTACCTTAAACTTCTACTACTAAGCCTAAAAGATGAGGGCAAACTCTATTATGACGGAGTAGAAAGTGATTTTATAAAAGAGTTAGCACTAACCATAGATGAAACAGACGATGATGTAATGGTCACAGTTAATTATTTAATCAATCAAGGCTTACTAGAAGTTGTAACAGAAAACGATGAATACTATTTAACTGAAATACCAAACTTAATCGGATCAGAAACAGCATGGGCAGAGAAAAAAAGAAGATACAGACAAAATAAACAGAGGACATTGTCCTTAATGAGTCCAACCCATGTCCGACAAGAGATAGCGATAGAGAAAGATATAGAGATAGATAAAGAGAGAGAGGGAGAGATAGAAAAAGATAAAAAGTCCACCCCCATCTTTTATGGACAATACAAAAATGTAAGGTTAAGCAAAGAAGAATATCATAAGTTAAAGGATAAGCTGCAAAGTCATACAGATACAATGATTGAAAAGCTATCAAGATGTATCAAAAGCTCTGGGAAATACTATAAGGACCATTATGTAACAATCCTTAATTGGTATGAAGAAGATAAAGACAAACTAAGACATCAAGGTGGAAATAAAAAAATGAACTATGATGTAGGAGAATCTTTATAG
- a CDS encoding recombinase family protein, which translates to MSRTKKYVAGLYCRLSKDDGNSVESMSIWSQKVMLKQFAESNSIAIYDYYVDDGYSGTNFERPSFKKMITDIENGKINCVITKDLSRLGRNYLQSGAYIEMYFPQKNIRYIAITDGIDTLNSNQNDIMPFKNILNEMYAKDTSKKVKSAIQSRMREGTYIGSKAPFGYLKDPDNKRRLIIDEKTKPIIELIYKLCLEGKGTQLISQELMKRKIPRPSAFVENAEKLYGLTEENKYQWSHRMVLNVLRDPVYCGNMARNKRPTLSFKNSKRMYIPKSDYIYAKDTHEGIVSEEIWEQVQTMIDKRKCNNKKGLYYDNIFQGLVRCPKCGYALTPKTDYRLKKKELIDFVHFSCSTYKKYGVNACSSHRIEARDLYNIVLEDIQYHGNIALSAKEDFVEKIIEKIEVEKIDEGKELSNKLELKKNQLAELDRSYEQLYEDRLEGNITERNFNLMNVSISKKQDKLIEEIKVLEGDIEVSFETEDNYKKFMNNISKYAKIKSLNRYILNQIIDKIYVYDKEEIDGQISQKVEIHYKFIGKLN; encoded by the coding sequence TTGAGCAGGACTAAAAAATATGTAGCAGGACTTTATTGTAGACTATCAAAAGACGATGGAAACTCAGTTGAGAGTATGAGTATATGGTCACAAAAAGTAATGTTAAAACAATTTGCAGAAAGTAACAGTATCGCTATTTATGATTATTATGTAGATGATGGTTATTCGGGAACAAATTTTGAAAGACCATCATTTAAGAAGATGATTACTGATATTGAAAACGGAAAAATAAATTGTGTTATCACAAAAGACTTATCAAGGTTAGGAAGAAACTATCTTCAAAGTGGAGCATATATCGAAATGTATTTTCCACAAAAGAACATAAGATATATTGCAATAACAGATGGTATAGACACATTAAATAGCAATCAAAATGATATTATGCCATTTAAAAACATTCTCAATGAAATGTACGCAAAGGATACTTCCAAAAAAGTTAAAAGTGCAATTCAAAGTAGAATGAGAGAGGGAACATATATAGGCTCTAAAGCTCCATTTGGTTATCTAAAAGACCCTGATAATAAACGTAGATTAATCATTGATGAGAAAACTAAACCTATAATAGAACTCATTTATAAACTGTGTTTAGAGGGTAAGGGGACTCAACTTATTAGCCAGGAGTTGATGAAGAGAAAAATTCCAAGACCAAGTGCTTTTGTTGAAAATGCTGAAAAGCTTTATGGACTAACAGAAGAAAATAAATATCAATGGTCACATAGAATGGTGTTAAATGTTTTACGAGATCCAGTTTATTGTGGAAATATGGCAAGAAATAAAAGACCTACCTTATCATTTAAGAACTCAAAAAGAATGTATATTCCTAAAAGTGACTATATTTATGCTAAAGATACCCACGAAGGAATAGTTAGTGAGGAAATATGGGAACAAGTTCAAACAATGATTGATAAGAGAAAGTGTAACAATAAAAAGGGACTTTATTATGACAACATTTTTCAAGGACTTGTAAGATGTCCTAAATGTGGTTATGCATTGACACCAAAAACTGATTATAGGCTTAAAAAGAAAGAACTCATAGACTTTGTTCACTTTTCTTGCTCCACATATAAAAAATATGGAGTAAATGCTTGTTCATCTCACAGAATTGAAGCTAGAGATCTATATAATATTGTTCTTGAAGATATACAATATCATGGAAATATTGCACTATCTGCCAAAGAAGACTTTGTAGAAAAGATAATAGAAAAGATTGAAGTAGAAAAAATTGACGAGGGAAAAGAACTATCTAATAAGCTGGAGCTTAAAAAGAACCAGTTAGCAGAATTAGATAGAAGTTATGAACAGTTATATGAAGATAGGTTAGAGGGAAATATAACCGAAAGAAACTTCAATCTAATGAATGTGAGCATATCTAAAAAACAAGACAAGTTAATCGAGGAAATCAAGGTCTTAGAGGGCGATATAGAAGTATCTTTTGAAACTGAAGATAACTACAAGAAATTCATGAATAATATTAGCAAGTACGCTAAGATAAAATCGCTAAACAGATATATTTTAAATCAAATAATAGATAAGATATATGTCTATGACAAGGAAGAAATAGACGGTCAAATAAGCCAAAAGGTTGAAATTCACTACAAGTTTATAGGTAAATTAAATTGA